A genomic region of Miscanthus floridulus cultivar M001 chromosome 3, ASM1932011v1, whole genome shotgun sequence contains the following coding sequences:
- the LOC136545896 gene encoding peptidyl-prolyl cis-trans isomerase CYP19-3-like has translation MAKNPKVFFDILIGKSKAGRVVMELFADKVPKTAENFRCLCTGENGLGSSGKPLHYKGSAFHRIIPSFMCQGGDFTRGNGTGGESIYGAKFADENFKLRHTGPGVLSMANAGPNTNGSQFFICTAQTPWLDSKHVVFGKVVDGYAVVQKMEAVGSGSGATAETVLIEDCGQLADD, from the coding sequence ATGGCCAAGAACCCCAAGGTGTTCTTCGACATCCTCATCGGCAAGTCCAAGGCCGGCCGCGTCGTGATGGAGCTCTTCGCCGACAAGGTGCCCAAGACGGCCGAGAACTTCCGCTGCCTGTGCACGGGCGAGAATGGCCTGGGCTCGTCGGGGAAGCCGCTGCACTACAAGGGCTCCGCCTTCCACCGCATCATCCCCAGCTTCATGTGCCAGGGCGGCGACTTCACCCGCGGCAACGGCACCGGCGGGGAGTCCATCTACGGCGCCAAGTTCGCCGACGAGAACTTCAAGCTGCGCCACACGGGGCCCGGCGTGCTCTCTATGGCCAACGCGGGGCCCAACACCAACGGCTCCCAGTTCTTCATCTGCACCGCGCAGACGCCCTGGCTTGACAGCAAGCACGTCGTCTTCGGCAAGGTGGTCGATGGCTACGCCGTCGTGCAGAAGATGGAGGCCGTCGGCTCTGGGTCCGGTGCCACGGCCGAGACCGTACTCATCGAGGACTGCGGCCAGCTAGCTGACGACTGA